GGAGCATTCGAGACCGAGGACGATTCCGGCCCGGCCGAGGGAGACGTCGGCGACCAGTTGCCCGAAGCCTTCGCGGTCGGCGGCCGAGGCCCCGGACTGGCCCTGGTCGATGTCGATGACGGTGATCTGGTCGGCGGCCCAGCCGAGCGCGATCGCCTTGCCGCGCAGGTCGTATTGGCGGATGGCGGACTCGGTGTTGTGCAGGACCTGTTTGAGGCTGGACCGGCGGACGTAGAGCAGGGCCCGGCGCTGCAGGTGAGCGGCGGTCACCTTCGACGGGCCGGCGGTCGGGTGGGTGTCGGTGAACATCGGTGGGCTTCTCCTCGCGACGGTGGGGACGGGTGCGGCGGATCGGGGCCGGCGCCGGCGAGCGCGACGGCGGCGAGAACGTCGATGAGTTCGGCGGTCAGTGCGCCCGACAGCTCGGCCGGACCGCCCGCCGTCCGGCCGGGGCCGCGGGCCGAGGTGCGGTCGCAGGTCAGCCGGGTCAGGGCCCGCCGCCAGGCGGTGATGCCCCTGCCGACCAGCACGCCGAGCCCGAGCGGGAACGCGCGAGCACGTTCGTGCAGGGCGGCGTGACGGAGCTGTTCGTACCGGGTGTCGAGCGGGCCTGTGTCCCGGTCGGCGTCCGGGGACTGCGGGTCCTCCCGGTCGGCGTCCGGGGACTGCGGGTCCTCCCTCTGCTCGAAGGCGGGTGAGTCAGCGGCTTTTGGAGTGCTCCCGGATGCGGGCCACCGCTCGCTCGATGGAGCGGGGGTGCACGCGCACACCGAACCGCTGCTCGATCGGCTCGACCAGGTCGGCCGGTTTCAGTGCGGGGTCGCCGGCGAGCTGCTGCTCGGCCCAGGCCAGGATCTCGCCGGTGAGCTTGTGCCCGGCGCGGGGGCCGGGCTTGGCGGCGACCAGCCCGTCCAGTCCGCCCTCGGCCAGCGCGGCGGCCGCCTGGTAGTAGGTCTGCCGGGAGTACCCAAACGCCGCCGCGGCCGCGGTCACCGATTGGCCGTCCACCAGGACGGCTCGCACCATCTCGTACTTGACCTGCACCGCGTCCCGGGCGTCGAAGAACTCCTCGGTCAAGAACCCCGGATCGCTCACCCCCTCGGGGTGCGGGTTCAGGCTGCGGGCCTCGCGCAGCGCCGCCGTCTTGGGGTCCTCGGGTGTTGCGCGCCGGGTCATGTCGCCTCCTGAACCATGCGATCGTCAACATAATTATGACGACGATGCGCTGAAGAATCTTCGCGACACACCGAATACCATCCATTATCTGCTGTAGCACACGCCTATTTGCAATTGCTTGCTCGTGTTCGCGTCCGGATCGAAAGTTGATCGTGGCATAATTCTCTTGACGTTCACGGCGTAATCCGCCTGACTTCTTCGTCACCGTCGCGCTGCGCCCGGAGCCGGTCGATCAGATCCGCCACCGCCAGCAGTCCGTCGGTGGTGAACGCACAACGTCCGTCGGCGTCGACCACGAACGGGTCGACCGGGGCGACGTCGGTCCACCCGGCCGGCAGGGAGAACAGCTCCCCGTTCTCGTCGTGCAGGTGGACCCGGTCCTCGCCCCAGTTCTGCCGGTGCGCCACGAACTCGAAGTCCCGGCCGAACAGTGGATGGAACCGGTGTGTCACCCGCACACGCCGGTACCGATCGTCGAGATTGGGTGTAGTTGACGACGTTATGTCGGGATAATTCCGGGGTCGGGATAAGTCGAGTAATCCCGACATCGGGATTACTCGACGATTTCGCGCTTCGGCCCCTGGATGCCACCGAGACCAACGACTTCTACGAGTTGGTCGTGGAGCGCCATCGCCGCAAGGCGACGATCGTCTCCTCGAACAGGGAGCCGTCCAATCGAGTGGTTGTCGATGACCACAGATGCCCTGCTCGCGCAGTCGGCGATCGACCGGCTCACCTCCTCGGCGCACACCCTCGTCATCGAGGGCCCGTCCTACCGGCAACGCACCCGTCCGGGGTATGGCGCGGTTGACAGTTCAGAAGGCGAGGTCGATGCCGAGCAGCGCATTATCGATCTTCGTGAGCCGGAGCATGGAAGTCCAGGGAGTGTGTGATCCATGCCAATGCACTATTTTCGCAACCTCAGAAAACGGACCAGTAAGTGCGATTTCGGAGTTTTCTGCGGTGCGTACACGAATCGGTTGAAGCGACTGAGTCGCGATCGGCGCGAGCCTGCGACGGGGGTGGTACTGCCGGAACCGGCGTGTTTTGCTTCGCCACAGCAATGCCGACGGGCTTCGGAATCGAGTGATTGAGTGACAATCCCCTTCAGTCCGAACGCCGATCGTTCTGTACTGCAACATGTCCGAGAGTTCGCAGCTGTTCTGCGCAGATCGAGTATGTTCGGCGAGCTGCATTACCTACCGGTGTCGCTGACGAACCCCCTAACGATCTGTGCTGGTGTAGCGAAATGCTTGGGCGGCAGAGTTCAAACGCCGGTGTGTGACGTATAACATAGCTGAATTCGTGGAAGAAGCCTGGCGCTCGGGGGGATGTTCGGTTGCAACCCTAAGCTGAGACCCAAACCTCCAGACCTAAGTTCGGGTATGGGTGTAGGTAGTTCGGCCAATGTGCAGGTGTCGAGTCGGTCCAAGGTAGCTGGTGCGCGTCATCGACGTGGCAGTCGAGAAAAATCTGCACGTGAGAGAAGAGTTGTCATGGCACGGATCGCCGAGATTCTGGGCACGAATCTGCTGAATACGTTGCGGGTCGGTATAGTTGGCACTGTTCTGTACGCCGGGCTCATCATGGGCGTGGTTGTGGTGGCGGTGTGGAAGTTCCCGATGCCCGGCGTATAGGCCCGCGGCGACTCATAGTCCTGCGCCGATGCCGGCGAGTGAAACACTCGGTGGCAGTTCGGCGATAGAGCTAACAGGGGCGTGGTTGTGCCCGTGGCTCCGCGTGGCCGGGGATCAACGCGCGATGCCGTGACGGCCCTGTTGCTGTGGAAGGGACGATGATGTTCGGGACGGGCGTAGGTCTCATGGTTGCTCTGCTGGTGGTGACGCTTCTGGTGGTGCCCGTCTCGTTGGGTGTGGCGGCACGGGCGGACGCGAAGGTCCGCCGCCTTGCGGAGTCCCGGGCGTCCCATCCGAATCTGACGGGCTCGGTCGCTGTCGCGGATGTGGACGAGCGGTGTGATCGGTGGCGGCAGCTGGCGACGCGGGCGTGGTTGATCTGCGGCGGCGCCTCGCTGGTCGCAGTAGCGGTCGTGGGTGTCCTGATCCGTGTCGGGTGAAGGCGACTGCATTGTCGGGAGTGCGTGTAGTGGTTCGCGGCTGTCGGTGCGGGCGGGCTGAGCCCTCTGCCTCGAACCCGCAAATGAAAGATCAACGAAGCTGAAACCATTTCGGCTGCTGTGACATACGCGCCCGAGGCCGCCCGAGATGCGGGCGCGCACAGGTGAGCCGAAGCGGACCCGCCGAAGTGGAGTCCGCTCCGGCCGGGCCTCGCCGGGGCATACAACAGGTACCCGCCGCGTAAAGCCTGACCGCGCGTCACGCGGTGTGCGTCCGGGAAGCGGCGCGCTCCAGTCGGGCAGTGTGGTTCCGCGTTGGTGTGCCTGGGTTGTGGGCGTCGCTGATGTCTCCTCGGGCTTTGCTGCGTGTGAAACTATCGACCAGATTCACGGATTTCTGCGGAGCGGTGTCTGCACCAATCGCTGCTAGCCAGTACAGGTTTGGCGACCTGATCCTTCGTGTTCCGGTGCGAGAAAATGGTAGATCCGCCGCCCGCCCCCCTCGCTGAAATATGGCCCACGCCAAATGCCTTTCTCGGGTTGTACTTACGGCCGGCGGCCGTCGGTGCAAGCACGCCCGTTCAAAGAACGCGCATTCGAGTCCGGGCTTTGGTCCTGTCGGGGCGGATCGTGCCTGACCGATCGAGTCGACCGCGAATGATCCTCCCGAACTCCGCCACCGGCAAAGGAGAGATCGTCGGCGTGGGGTGGTCAGCGCGCGGTGGGTGCGGGTGTTCGAGGTCGGACTGGCCGGTCTGGACCTCGCGTAAGTGCGGTGTGTTGCGGTTGAATGGGTGACATGGGGTCGTCCGCGGGTGAGCGGCTGTGGCAGACGATGTGGGATTCTGGGTGGGCGTTGGTGTGTGTCCGCGGGCCGCAGTGCCGGTGGGCGGATCTGCTGCCGTGGGATGATGAGGCGGGGGAGCTGACCTGGCTGGCACGAGACGCCACTGAGATCGCCGAGCAGTATCGCCGCGACCGCCGATAGGAGCACACCCGGTGGCGGCAGGCGCGGGCGGGCACGCCTGCACGCAGTCGCCATTCGCCCTGATCCAGGAGATCCGCAGCTGGTTCGGCTCGGCGGGTGTCACAAGGCGCTGATCCTCACGTGGTTCCGGCGACGAGGCCGGACGCACGCCCCTCGGTGACCATCGGGGAGTGCTCGGTGAAGCCCCCGTCGACTCTGATGACCTGCCCTGTGATGTACCGCGCGGCATCGGAGTGCAGGAACGCGACGACCCGGGCGATGTCCTCGGGCTGACCGACGTGAGGGGTGTCGCAGTGGCGCGTGTACTGGGTAATCAGCTCGTCCCCGAGTTGGAGGCCGGGAGAGCTCAGTATGAGTCCGGGCGCCACGGCGTTGCACCGGATTCCCTGCTTGCCATGCTGTGCGGAGACGGCGCGCACGAGCTGGTTGACGCCCGCCTTTGCGACGCTATAGGTGGTCAAGTTGAGCTCGCCCATTTCGCCGGAGATCGACGACGTGCAGGTGATGCTGCCGCCGCCGGTGTTCACCATCGCCGGGATCGCGTGCTTGCAGCCGAGCATCGGGCCCAGGAGCAGTGTTTCGATCTGGGCATGGAAGGTGTCCACCACGAATTCCGTGATAGGGGGGTCGCCGGGCTCCCATGGGATCCTCAGGTCGGCGGCGTTGTTGTGCAGAATGTCGAGTCGTCCGAACTCGTCCACCGCGGTCGTAATCATCCGCTGGACCTGTTCCTCGACGCGGACGTCGGTCTCGACAGCGATCGCGTCGCCACCGTCGGCCCTGATCTGCTTCGCCCGTTGCTCGGCAACCTCGCCGTTGATGTCCGCGAGTACGACCTTGGCGCCGAGTTGCGCAAGCAGACTCGCGGTCGATGCGCCTTGGCCGACGCGGTAAGGATCGTCGTCGCCATGGAAGGACGCTGCGCCGGTGACGATGGCGACCTTGCCGGTGAGATCGATCATGCCGGCTGTCCCTCGACTGGTGCGGGCCTAGGACTGGGACGATCCGACGGTATCGCCGCGATGGACGCGAGGGTTAGATCCTTCCAAGGGGCCACTATCGGCTCGATTCGGGTATTTGGATTGCTGGTCATGCTCGCTCCATTTCCTCGTGCGCCACGGGAGGCGGCTGTTTCGCGAAGTAAGTTGCGTTACCGACTACGCGTAAATTGAACTCAGTTGAGTAAACTCTGTTTCTGTCGACCGTGCAACCGAAAGCAGTTGATATGGAATGACTTCGGCGTCACTGCGTGAGTGGGGGCGAGCGCTCGATGCCTGCTCCGGGGGCATCGGTCGGCGATGATCGTGTGGTGAACACGGGCAAGACATGGCCCCCGGATATCGGCGGTCGCCGAGTGCTGGGGGTTCAGGCGGAGTTGGCGCCGACAACGCCCCCAGGGCAGTGGGGCGGGTCCGTCGATCCGGTCCGAGTGCACGATATCGATGAAGGCGGGTGTGCGGTGCGTGATGTCGGAGTCGACGGATTGGGTGCGGTGGGGTTGGTGAAGTACGGGTGATGGCGCCGTACCGGTAGCGGGCGGGAGGAGATCGCGGGTTTCGCAGACTGCGGCCGCTACCGTCCGGATGGGGAGAGTGTCACCTCAGAGATGCTCGTCGTTGTGGGATAATCCGGAACGGAGGTAATCCGATCAGTCTGCCGTGCCGAATATCTCATGCCGCGGCTCCCGATCACCGCGCACCGAGGGTGGGCCTGGGGTTCGCGCCGATGTGTTGCTCCCTTCGGTCAAGCGCACGATCTGTTCAGCACGTTCGGCCGGGTGGTCGCCGCGGCTGCACCGCCAATCCCGCCTCCTTCCTGTGAATCCGCACCCTGATGGGCGCCGCGAACGATATGACGGTGATGGATTGGTTATGCCGCACCATTGGCGTTCTGGCCGGCCGCAACGGAGAGGGTCTCGCCGGTCATGTGTTTCGCACCGTCGGAGACCAGGAACATCAGTGCGTCCGTGATTGCCTGAGGGGGAATCCATGGAACTCCCTGGGGCTGATACCGACGGAATTCCTCGGCGACGTCGTCGATTGTCGGGGAGGCGAGGTCGGGTCGGAACAGCCCGTACATCGTGCTGTTGTGGATGATGGGAGTGTCGACGCAGCAGGGACAGATGACGTTCACGGTGGTCCCGGTGGTCGCCACCTCGAGGGCGACGGTCTTTGCCAGCCCGATGACCGCCCACTTCGAGGCCGAGTAGTGACTGAATTGCGGGTAGCCGCCTTTGCCCGCCATCGACGATGTGATGATCACCCGTCCCCAGGTCTGATTCAGCAGATGCGGAAGGCCCGCATGCAGCACGTTGAAGACGCCGTTGAGGTTGATGTCGATGACCACATCCCAGTCGGCGGGATCCATGTGGCGAAATTCGCTGATCGCCATGACGCCGTGATTGATCGCGAGAATATCGAGCGATCCAAAGGTGTCGACGATCCGCTCGACTGCATCGCTGATGGCCTCCCGGTCGCGCACGTCTGCCTTGAGTGCAAGTGCTTTTCCGTCAGCCTCGTTGATGAGCCACATGGTTTCGTCCATGTCCGCCTGCGAGGAGAGCGGGTAAGAGACATTCTTGATGTCTTCGCAGACGTCGAGGATGGCGACTGAAGCGCCGGCTTTGGCGAGCGCGAGGGCGTGCGAGCGGCCCTGTCCTCGCGCTCCACCTGTTACGAGGGCAGTTTTGCCTGTTAGATCGACCATTTCCGTTCCTCTTTCTCGTGGGTAGGTTGGGGACGATTCGGCGGCAGAGACCTGGGCGTGCGGCGAGCTATTACCGCGACTTACTGCGCCTGATCTGCGCTATGGACACTGCGGCCAAGAGCACGGCGCCGTTGAACAGGCTGCTTGTCCAGATCGGCACGCCGAGCAGTTGAAGCCCCTTGGCTCCGGTTGCCAGCAGCGCGATCGCTATCAGCGTCCCAGCCACATTCGCTCGGCCGGGATGAACCTGGGTCGATCCCAGGAAGATCGCGGCAAACGCGGGAAGGAGGTAGGGGGCGCCGGCGGTCAGGGATGCACTTCCGATCTTGGCGGCGAAGATCACACCGGCGAGTGAGGCGAGGATCGACGAAGCAACGAGCGCGCCGAAGATGTACCGTGCTGTGCGAATGCCATTGAGACGCGATGCCTCCGTGTTGCTGCCGACAGCTTGAAGTCGGCGTCCAATTGGCATCTGTTCGGTGACGTACCAGACGATTACGGCCACGACGGCCATGTAGATGACCACGACGGGAATCCCGAAGTACTGGGCCTGACCGAGCGAGAGGAATCCCTGCGGTATTCCGCCGACGATCTGGTTGCCCCCGGAGACGCCGTAGATGACGGCCTCGAGTATTGATGCCATCGCCAGGGTGGCGATGAAGGAGTTCACATTGAGTATCGCGATGGCGATCCCGTTCGCGGCTCCGACGAGGGCCCCAACTGTCAAAGTGAGCAGGGTAGCCATCGGGACGGATAGCCCGTGCGATGACTGCAGCCAGGAGACAAGAATGACGGCCAGGCCGAGGCCTTGCGCGACTGAGAGGTCGAAGGCACCCGCGCGGTACGCGACGAGCAGGCCTAGAGAGAGGATCGTCGTGATCGCCTGGTCGGCGATGAGTGTGCGGAAGGCCCGGATCGTGGGGAATGTTTCCGGTAGCAGGACGGAGAACAACACGATCAGCGCGGCGAGCAGGACGAGGCCCGAGTAGCGCTGCAGAACAATGCCGAGCAGCGGTTTCTTGTCCCCTTGAATCTGGGGGTGTGCTGCTGGTTTGGATTCAACGCTCGTCATGCCAGTACCTCGTCCTTCTCCGTGTTTTCGTGCAACCCCAGCAACTCTTGCTCCACGACCGCGGTGGTCAGTGACGAGCCGCTGAGTGAACGCGTGCACACCCCGTCCGCGAGAACAAGAACGCGATCACAGAGCTCGACCGCTTCCTGACCGTCCGTTGTGCACACGACGACGGCGATCCCGTCTCGGGCAGCCGCGCTCAGCAATGCGTAGAACTGTGTCTTCGTTCCCACATCGATACCCTGGGTGGGTTCATCGAGAATCAGCATCTTGGGCTTGGTTCGGAGCCATCGCGCAAGAAGAACCTTCTGCTGATTACCGCCGCTCAGGTTGATGACGAGGTTCTCCGGGTCTGATGGGCGGACGTGCATTTTCCCGATCCAGTCACCCGCGACACGGCTCTCTGCACGCCTGCTGATACGGCCCAGCCTGGTGATGTCGGCGAGCATGGGTAAAGTCAGGTTCTCGCGCACCGTTGCGTCTGGGATGACCGCGCTGCGCCGCCGGTCCGTCGGCAGGAAGGCGATCCCCGCCCGAGATGCGGTGTGGGGGTTCAAACCCGAGTATGTGCTCCCGTGTACCGTGACAGATCCGTCGATCGGCTCGGTCGCGCCGACGATGAGGCTGGCCACCTCTTCCCGGCCCGAGCCCGTCACACCGACCAGCCCGAGGACTTCGCCTGGGTAGACGTCGAAGTCCAGCGGTTTCAATCTCGTGCCGGTCAGCCGCCGAACCGTGACAGATGGCTCCTGGCTGGTGACCGAGAGACTTGTCGGCTTGTGCGGCACCAGTGGCCGGCCGAGGATGTCCCGGATGAGACTCTCCCGCGTCATGGTGGACGTCTGCGCAGTGGATACGCGGCGACCGCTGCGAAGCACCGTCACTCGATCGCAGGCGGTGAGCAGTTCGTCGAGCCGGTGAGAAACGAACAACGTGGTCACTGCGCGCTCGCGCAATCTCTGTAGGACCGCAAAGAGGCGCTGGACCTCCGTCGGTGGCAGTGCCGCGGTCGGTTCATCGAGAACGAGCAGCCGGAGAGCTGCGCTCGAGTCGTTGATCAGGGCGCGCGATATCGCAACACCGACGCGCTCTGAGGGACTCAGTTTGCTCACATCGGTGTGCGGGTCCAGCTCGTATCCCAGCGCGTGGGTGGCCTCCCTGGTAGCAGCTATTTGTC
The sequence above is drawn from the Rhodococcus jostii RHA1 genome and encodes:
- a CDS encoding mycofactocin-coupled SDR family oxidoreductase translates to MVDLTGKTALVTGGARGQGRSHALALAKAGASVAILDVCEDIKNVSYPLSSQADMDETMWLINEADGKALALKADVRDREAISDAVERIVDTFGSLDILAINHGVMAISEFRHMDPADWDVVIDINLNGVFNVLHAGLPHLLNQTWGRVIITSSMAGKGGYPQFSHYSASKWAVIGLAKTVALEVATTGTTVNVICPCCVDTPIIHNSTMYGLFRPDLASPTIDDVAEEFRRYQPQGVPWIPPQAITDALMFLVSDGAKHMTGETLSVAAGQNANGAA
- a CDS encoding sugar ABC transporter ATP-binding protein, with protein sequence MNDLLELSSLSMTFDSGRALDGADLSLTVGEIHGLVGQNGCGKSTLIKILSGYHSPDPGAKGTFLGAPLPFGDPSAPHRVGIHFVHQDLGIVDGLSVVENLALGSGYATGPFGNIRWRRQIAATREATHALGYELDPHTDVSKLSPSERVGVAISRALINDSSAALRLLVLDEPTAALPPTEVQRLFAVLQRLRERAVTTLFVSHRLDELLTACDRVTVLRSGRRVSTAQTSTMTRESLIRDILGRPLVPHKPTSLSVTSQEPSVTVRRLTGTRLKPLDFDVYPGEVLGLVGVTGSGREEVASLIVGATEPIDGSVTVHGSTYSGLNPHTASRAGIAFLPTDRRRSAVIPDATVRENLTLPMLADITRLGRISRRAESRVAGDWIGKMHVRPSDPENLVINLSGGNQQKVLLARWLRTKPKMLILDEPTQGIDVGTKTQFYALLSAAARDGIAVVVCTTDGQEAVELCDRVLVLADGVCTRSLSGSSLTTAVVEQELLGLHENTEKDEVLA
- a CDS encoding SDR family NAD(P)-dependent oxidoreductase, encoding MIDLTGKVAIVTGAASFHGDDDPYRVGQGASTASLLAQLGAKVVLADINGEVAEQRAKQIRADGGDAIAVETDVRVEEQVQRMITTAVDEFGRLDILHNNAADLRIPWEPGDPPITEFVVDTFHAQIETLLLGPMLGCKHAIPAMVNTGGGSITCTSSISGEMGELNLTTYSVAKAGVNQLVRAVSAQHGKQGIRCNAVAPGLILSSPGLQLGDELITQYTRHCDTPHVGQPEDIARVVAFLHSDAARYITGQVIRVDGGFTEHSPMVTEGRASGLVAGTT
- a CDS encoding DUF5372 family protein, translated to MTHRFHPLFGRDFEFVAHRQNWGEDRVHLHDENGELFSLPAGWTDVAPVDPFVVDADGRCAFTTDGLLAVADLIDRLRAQRDGDEEVRRITP
- a CDS encoding helix-turn-helix domain-containing protein, which gives rise to MTRRATPEDPKTAALREARSLNPHPEGVSDPGFLTEEFFDARDAVQVKYEMVRAVLVDGQSVTAAAAAFGYSRQTYYQAAAALAEGGLDGLVAAKPGPRAGHKLTGEILAWAEQQLAGDPALKPADLVEPIEQRFGVRVHPRSIERAVARIREHSKSR
- a CDS encoding ABC transporter permease, which codes for MTSVESKPAAHPQIQGDKKPLLGIVLQRYSGLVLLAALIVLFSVLLPETFPTIRAFRTLIADQAITTILSLGLLVAYRAGAFDLSVAQGLGLAVILVSWLQSSHGLSVPMATLLTLTVGALVGAANGIAIAILNVNSFIATLAMASILEAVIYGVSGGNQIVGGIPQGFLSLGQAQYFGIPVVVIYMAVVAVIVWYVTEQMPIGRRLQAVGSNTEASRLNGIRTARYIFGALVASSILASLAGVIFAAKIGSASLTAGAPYLLPAFAAIFLGSTQVHPGRANVAGTLIAIALLATGAKGLQLLGVPIWTSSLFNGAVLLAAVSIAQIRRSKSR